The genomic stretch ACAAAGCGGGATCGTGAATCTGCGTCACCAAGGAAGCAGTTAGGTTAAGAAGAGTGTCTGCAGTCGACGGCTTGACTTTTGAACCCGTTTTCCGCCTGTGCTGAAAATATTGCTCGGTAAGTGAATTGTGTTGTTATAATATCGATGTACTGAACCAGGAAGACGATTTGTCAACTTCGACTGAACAGGGTGGGGGAGGGGCAGCGGGCTACAGAAAGAGGAAATGGGCAATTTGATCTAAAATCTGCCCACGCGGGGCGCTGTAGCCGCGCGCTACTAATTATTTATATACTTGTATATATTAACTGACTTCATTAGGTTGTATAACACTTGTAAAGTCACCATGAACAAACAATTGACCTGTTTAAATGCTATGTTGACACAGTAACCGTTACCATGGTACTGTTACACtgtttgtactttacacttattttaattttatacttatagccactttatacttaatttatcttgcctgtattatagtgtattatatttgatttgcttagtacttctattcctgtgtgcactgatgttatagtgagctgctgtaacaaaagagtttcccctcggggatcactgaagtatttctgatctgttACAAGTGGTTTTACCTGTTTAGTATGTAAACAGTATGTAGCATAATGATGGGGCACATAGAGTAAAAATCTGTTTAGTCTCCTAAGGTGACTCTTGGCTAACATTAActttatgttgcttttttttgtttttcacagatTTCACAGCGATGAAACTGTTGGAAAACTCCAGCTTTGAAGCCCTCAGCTCCCGGCTGTGTGTTGAAACAGGAGAGTCTCGCATCCTTGGCAGGTAACGGCCTTTGCCTTTGGGttatattgtaatatatatatatatatatatatatatatatatatatatatatatatatatatatatatatatatatatatatatatatagctacATAGCTACATTTTTACAGGAAGAAACAGTAGTTTTAATATCAGGGAATAAATAAGGTCTTTGCAGGCTTTTTGGGTCCATTATTTTCCAAGGGCTGCTAACTGCACAGacacattcaaaacacacatgcagaggtCACCTTGGTGCAAATAGCTTTACAGCTTCTATTTCAGTAGTGTAGACTTAGTAGCTCAACAGGAACATCAGCGTAGCTGTGAGGCTTTAGACTTTGTGTTCACACCAAAGTAAGGGAAGGTTAGACCCCGTGGGGTGGTGAGCATTTCATCCAACTTGGCTGAAGTTTCCCATTACACAGCAAAAGTCTTGACTGGTATGATATCATCAAACAAGAATTATGAGTGTATGAGAGGTGTGGCTGGCTCAGATCACTGCTCATAAATAGGGGTAGTAAAGCAAACAAGTACCTGCATGTTATGCAATAGTGTGACTACTAAACTAAATGCCTACTTTCAGTGCCTATACTAAAAGTTAATAGCTAACTGACACTACAGCATGTTTTAGGTTATGTAAGGCCTTCAGCAGGCTTGCAGTTACAGTGACTGTAGTCACATAAAGGGCAGTGGGTTGTGGAGTTATGTGGTCCTGTCTGAGTGTGGGTGGTGAAACTGAGCTTTTGTACTGGTTGTGACCTAGAGTAACGCACAACATGGTGTCCTCTCACACCACTCTGTGGCTATTTTGGAGACTGTTGTGAAGTGTGTTATTGAAGCttatgcacacataaacacatactgcATGATAGCTGAGTGCTGCTGGAGCTGCCAAGGCTGCTTAGTGGATTAGTGAGGCACCCCATCATAGCAGCAGGACTTGTAAGCTGCAGGCTTTAACTTAAAATGTGCCCACCAGGCTTCCAGCAGGTTTATGGTGTTTTCCACAGATGAGATTTTACCACATGTAGaaatcaaattaaacaacataaaacagtaATAATCAACTTTAATTGCACTACACAGTGCTTCTCAAAATGCATAAAaccaaatgaaagaacacaGCTGGTACTCTAAGGTCATTTGGTTGGCGCAAACAGTCAGTACCGTAAGGTAAGAAATAAACAGTACATGCATAGTTAATCCAAtaataactaaatacatttaaaacacaaatgaatatGTATGCAAGCTGTGGTTAGAGTTGTATACATATGTTAACAGAGCTGttgtagctttttaaaaataataataataatcttcaCTCAGCTCCGGTGTCATCTGGTTGGTTACCCACAGTGTTTTGTCGGCAGGTCAGCTGTGTTGTGTATGGAAAACCAGGGCAGTTATTTCCACCGTGGGATCTGCTGCTACCCAATGTCGCTATAATTAGGCTGGCAAGGCCAGCGAGGGTCTCAGTAGTCAGTCTATCTTAAGTTGCACAACCTTTGCTCTTGCATAACTGCTAGGTGGGAGGGGCAAAATAAACAACTGCGCACCAGTCTGCTCCACTCGCACATCTGTATACAGTGGTGTCCGACCCAGAAACATGAGAGAGCATGCAGGAAATTTTAGCACAGACTTGTTCTTGGCAGATGTTTGCGCAGATATGGCCCCCAGTGGAAAGACCAGGACTATTTTGGCAGAGTTACGAGTTACAGAGATGTTGCAGTTCAGTGTTTTTGCactcattgtgtttttaataatttcaatACCAAGTCAGATCTGATACTTGCTTTTTCCCGAGTAATAAAGCTGCAGAGAGTGCAgttataaaaatttaaaaaataaagaaatgtagtCTACATCACTGCTGGTTTTCTACAATCTTGTATATAGTGTCCTGTAGTATTTAAAGTAATCTTAAGGGATTTGGCAAACATTTTCACCCATCTGAAATCTCTTCAAATATGTTTACAGCACATGTTTCATTTAGCATGTGAATATTGTTGACAATATGCAATATTATTTTTGCCCTGCAGGATTGAGAGCTACTCCTGTAAGATGGCAGGGGATGACAAACACATGTTCAAGCAGTTCTGCCAGGAGGGGGAGCCACACGTCCTGGAGgccctctctccccctcagtCCACCAGCGCCACCAGCCCTTCACAGTGAGTACTGCAGTCCAGTGTGGTTTCTTATCAGGAGAACACTAGTCTAGGACACTAGAACCCTTAATCAATAGTTAGAAAGGATCATTTTAACTTAttttccctttgtttttctgtccagGTTGGGGAAGAGCAGTGAGGATGGGGAGAACCCTCTGAGTGACAAGTGTTGCAGGAAGACTCTTTTCTACCTCATCACCACGCTCAACGAGTCCTTCAGGCCGGACTATGACTTCAGCGCGGCGCGGGCCCACGAGTTCAGCCGAGAGCCCAGCCTCAACTGGGTCAGTATGCTGCTCTGTAGCTGACCTCTGAAGCGACGCAGATGTTTTCCATGTCACAGATAAATTCAACAACATAGAAAAGGCTTTGTTTGATACTTATTTGACTTATTTCTCTCCAGGTGGCTAACGCAGTAAACAGCAGCTTGTTCTCGGCCGTGGGAGAGGAGTTCAACTCTCTGGGGCCGGAGCTGTGGAACGCCATCGACCAAGAGATCAACCTGCAGGGCTGTGACATTTACAggtatgcacaaacacatgcctgTGTGTATTATATAGATCATTTATGTTGCCGAAAATCCTTTTGGTGTCCAGTTTAGCCGTTTTTAagcttaatgtttttttaatatttgttcttaGCTACAACCCTGATCTGGACTCAGACCCTTTT from Siniperca chuatsi isolate FFG_IHB_CAS linkage group LG19, ASM2008510v1, whole genome shotgun sequence encodes the following:
- the maf1b gene encoding MAF1 homolog, negative regulator of RNA polymerase III b, whose product is MKLLENSSFEALSSRLCVETGESRILGRIESYSCKMAGDDKHMFKQFCQEGEPHVLEALSPPQSTSATSPSQLGKSSEDGENPLSDKCCRKTLFYLITTLNESFRPDYDFSAARAHEFSREPSLNWVANAVNSSLFSAVGEEFNSLGPELWNAIDQEINLQGCDIYSYNPDLDSDPFGEEGSLWSFNYFFYNKKLKRIVFFTCRSVSVLSGYGRDCLDNELNMELDDEEEMDGFTEDRFPRALCV